One genomic region from Prevotella sp. Rep29 encodes:
- a CDS encoding patatin-like phospholipase family protein: MAKIALSLSGGGYRAATYHLGTLSYLNHLRTSDGRTLLDHVSAVSTISGGTLTGLWLILGKTRGWSNEEILGRLYKLLLTGDVIGRASREFLCGESDNHSLIREMVRIYDEDIFEGATVGDLMEKIDDISIDDFSANATEFTNALEFRFAIGKKTVMPNGRTSEAVFGNNSYRIPKEIASQIRLAEVFAASSCFPGGFEALFFPRDFQLNSKPENAEYLSTIKPLPLMDGGVVDNQGIEPINLLRKRQGRDLDLFIISDAGCGKEHPYTFEETNAMDHLTVHKVNVALNIGLLGMAQFLLWVPKGFWFGFFLGLTLLFLTLRLATALSSRKLLKKYSREVPFSFSWKGLLHIPFSKYINLLTSRATSMYSLTDKVFMKHIRSLNYATIYEDPKWQNRRIMSALYELCTGKNWLKHLVGEEKEMMTPSEAIIKNSDIAAEMGTTLWWSDHDRAIGKPEALVTTGQYNVCWNLLEFIYRLRRNNENLSPESKVILELQETLEADWKRFQENPGWLLDEVNNEFAK, translated from the coding sequence ATGGCAAAAATTGCACTCAGCTTATCAGGAGGCGGATACCGCGCAGCCACCTATCACCTCGGAACACTCTCCTACCTCAACCACTTGCGCACAAGCGACGGACGGACACTGCTCGACCACGTCTCAGCCGTATCGACCATATCGGGAGGAACACTCACGGGACTATGGCTCATACTCGGAAAAACACGCGGATGGAGCAACGAAGAGATACTCGGACGCCTATACAAGCTGCTGCTGACAGGCGACGTAATCGGAAGAGCGAGCCGGGAATTTCTCTGCGGAGAAAGCGACAACCACTCGCTCATACGCGAAATGGTCAGGATTTATGACGAAGACATCTTTGAAGGTGCTACCGTAGGCGACCTCATGGAAAAGATTGACGACATCAGCATCGACGACTTCTCCGCCAATGCCACCGAATTCACTAACGCGCTCGAGTTCCGTTTCGCCATAGGAAAGAAAACCGTCATGCCAAACGGAAGGACATCCGAAGCCGTCTTCGGCAACAACTCCTACCGCATACCGAAGGAAATCGCCTCACAAATACGCCTGGCTGAAGTCTTCGCCGCATCGTCATGCTTCCCTGGAGGCTTCGAAGCACTGTTCTTCCCACGCGACTTCCAGCTCAACAGCAAACCCGAAAACGCCGAATATCTCTCAACCATAAAACCGCTGCCGCTCATGGACGGCGGTGTCGTTGACAACCAAGGCATCGAACCCATCAACCTGCTCCGCAAACGGCAAGGGCGCGACCTCGACCTCTTCATCATTTCCGATGCCGGCTGCGGAAAGGAACATCCTTACACCTTCGAAGAGACCAACGCCATGGACCATCTGACCGTCCATAAAGTAAACGTCGCACTGAACATCGGTCTTCTGGGAATGGCACAGTTCCTGCTCTGGGTGCCCAAGGGATTCTGGTTCGGATTTTTCCTTGGCTTGACCTTGCTGTTCCTGACATTGCGCCTCGCCACAGCTTTGAGCTCACGCAAACTGCTGAAGAAATATTCGCGAGAGGTGCCTTTCAGTTTCAGTTGGAAAGGATTGTTGCACATCCCGTTCTCCAAATACATCAACCTGCTCACCTCGCGCGCCACATCCATGTATTCACTCACGGACAAAGTGTTCATGAAACACATCCGCTCACTCAACTACGCCACCATCTACGAAGACCCGAAATGGCAGAACCGGCGCATCATGAGTGCACTCTACGAGCTCTGCACGGGCAAAAACTGGCTGAAACATCTGGTTGGTGAAGAGAAAGAAATGATGACGCCAAGCGAAGCCATCATCAAAAACAGCGACATCGCTGCGGAGATGGGAACCACACTCTGGTGGAGCGACCACGACCGCGCCATCGGCAAACCCGAAGCACTCGTAACGACAGGACAATACAACGTTTGCTGGAACCTGCTCGAATTCATCTACCGGCTCCGGCGAAACAACGAGAACCTGAGTCCGGAGAGCAAGGTCATCCTCGAACTGCAAGAAACACTCGAGGCCGACTGGAAACGCTTCCAGGAGAACCCGGGATGGCTGCTCGACGAGGTCAACAACGAGTTTGCAAAATAG
- a CDS encoding DUF3089 domain-containing protein, with amino-acid sequence MNTPCRRTMMAACAIAVAITLLPGCTTGRKALHTADFLPPTPHYDDATQWYITDRHADADIFYITSTETGDYPHADGTPCHYADTYIDSLRNPILGEMEGVDRLLSGALNFYSPYYRQCSMQTFTSDSTIAVRMPVATNDIKKAFRHYLKHLNNQRPFILAGYSQGAMILLELLKEMDKQTYSRMIAAYAVGVSIPKEVANAIPHLIPAQTADDLGVTICYNSAKNIAGTIPIFDNNTIAINPVNWRTDGQEATLITEPSPAKPLDEQKKDTMTVKLDRHTNYLFVEGFTDQDYVLPFIGKDGNLHTREIWLYRQQLHDNIALRTARFLATRNRTSRK; translated from the coding sequence ATGAACACACCATGCAGAAGAACGATGATGGCTGCCTGCGCAATAGCAGTAGCCATCACTCTGCTACCCGGCTGCACGACGGGCAGAAAAGCACTGCACACAGCGGACTTCCTCCCTCCCACTCCCCACTACGACGATGCCACGCAATGGTACATCACCGACCGCCATGCCGATGCCGACATATTCTATATCACATCCACCGAAACAGGCGACTATCCGCATGCCGACGGAACGCCCTGCCACTATGCCGACACCTACATCGACAGCCTGAGAAACCCGATACTCGGTGAGATGGAGGGGGTTGACAGGCTGCTCAGCGGTGCGCTCAACTTCTACTCGCCCTATTACCGCCAATGCTCCATGCAGACATTCACCAGCGACAGCACAATCGCCGTGCGCATGCCCGTCGCCACGAACGACATCAAGAAAGCGTTCCGCCATTACCTCAAACACCTCAACAACCAGCGCCCGTTTATTCTTGCGGGATATAGTCAGGGTGCCATGATTCTCCTCGAACTGCTCAAAGAGATGGACAAACAGACCTACAGCCGCATGATTGCCGCCTATGCTGTCGGAGTAAGCATCCCCAAAGAGGTGGCGAATGCGATTCCGCACCTCATACCTGCACAGACAGCCGACGACCTGGGAGTCACCATCTGCTACAACTCTGCAAAAAACATCGCCGGAACCATCCCCATCTTCGACAATAACACCATTGCCATCAACCCCGTCAACTGGCGGACCGACGGTCAGGAAGCCACGCTCATCACAGAGCCATCGCCCGCAAAACCGCTCGACGAACAGAAAAAGGACACGATGACCGTCAAGCTCGACCGCCACACAAACTATCTCTTCGTAGAAGGATTTACCGACCAGGACTACGTGTTGCCGTTCATCGGGAAGGACGGCAACCTCCATACGCGCGAGATATGGCTCTATCGCCAACAACTGCACGACAACATTGCACTCCGAACGGCTCGCTTCCTCGCCACGAGAAACCGCACCTCCCGAAAATAA
- a CDS encoding dipeptidase, with protein MKKTLSIAVTALLLALPTTGNAQNEEFDSDGKTPLSCTSIMVGKKASTDGSVITSHTCDSWYRTWMKMVPAKDHKAGTKTAIYEGRMHTQSAEDSTKMYKKGEIPQVSHTFRFLDTAYPCLNEKQLGIGETTITGRKELRNKQGMFMIEELERIALERCSTARDAIRLMGELIKQYGYGDSGECLTIADKNEVWIFEVFGEGPKKIGGVWAAVRIPDDHIAVSANICRINKIDTNDKENYMYSDNLFDVAKRMKLWDGKEEFSFWRVFSGGNYFNEKKNYSVREHFIMNALAPSQQFSDQVEDLPLSVKPDEKVSVERVMQLLGSYYEGTAKNLSGRHMIPNPKRKDKDGKIVESEPDSIVSPFSNPWMRPDEINMYYAMGDSTMKNIRTVSVPWCAYSTVIQLRSWLPDEVGGVAWVALDNPGQSPRFPIFCGTTKLPKMLEICGQHTDRDDAALWRYRKANRLATVRWGTYRKTMEPARDYFIDKGMRELPFVEKAWQELHATDTKKAQQMLNGYTADFFGATIIRWDEMARHFWRQTWGGF; from the coding sequence ATGAAAAAGACATTATCGATTGCAGTAACGGCGTTACTGCTCGCCTTGCCCACTACCGGCAACGCACAAAACGAAGAGTTCGACAGCGACGGCAAGACACCGTTGTCATGCACCAGCATCATGGTCGGAAAGAAAGCCTCGACAGACGGCTCGGTCATCACCTCACACACCTGCGACTCATGGTATCGCACATGGATGAAGATGGTACCCGCAAAAGACCATAAGGCAGGGACAAAAACCGCCATCTACGAAGGACGCATGCACACCCAGTCGGCAGAAGACAGCACAAAGATGTATAAGAAAGGCGAAATACCGCAGGTGAGCCACACCTTCCGCTTCCTCGACACCGCCTACCCCTGTCTGAACGAGAAACAGCTGGGCATCGGAGAGACCACCATCACCGGACGCAAAGAGCTCCGCAACAAGCAAGGCATGTTCATGATTGAAGAGCTGGAACGCATCGCACTGGAGCGCTGCTCCACCGCACGCGACGCCATCCGACTGATGGGCGAACTCATCAAGCAATACGGCTACGGCGACAGCGGCGAATGTCTCACCATCGCCGACAAAAACGAAGTGTGGATTTTCGAAGTGTTCGGCGAAGGACCGAAGAAAATCGGCGGCGTGTGGGCTGCCGTACGCATACCCGACGACCACATTGCCGTCTCCGCAAACATCTGCCGCATCAACAAAATCGACACCAACGACAAAGAAAACTACATGTACTCGGACAACCTCTTCGACGTAGCCAAACGCATGAAACTGTGGGACGGCAAGGAAGAGTTCTCATTCTGGCGCGTGTTCAGCGGCGGAAATTATTTCAACGAGAAGAAAAACTACAGCGTGCGCGAACACTTCATCATGAACGCACTGGCACCTTCACAGCAGTTCTCCGACCAGGTGGAAGACTTGCCACTCAGCGTCAAGCCCGACGAGAAAGTGAGCGTGGAGCGCGTCATGCAACTCTTGGGTTCCTACTATGAAGGCACCGCGAAGAACCTCAGCGGACGCCACATGATTCCCAATCCCAAACGCAAAGACAAAGACGGGAAAATCGTGGAGAGCGAACCCGACAGCATCGTGTCGCCCTTCTCCAATCCATGGATGCGCCCCGACGAAATCAACATGTACTACGCCATGGGCGACTCCACGATGAAAAACATCCGCACCGTCAGCGTACCCTGGTGCGCCTACAGCACCGTCATCCAACTGCGCTCATGGCTGCCCGACGAGGTGGGCGGCGTGGCATGGGTGGCACTCGACAATCCCGGACAAAGCCCACGCTTCCCCATCTTCTGCGGAACCACCAAACTGCCGAAGATGCTCGAAATATGCGGACAACACACCGACCGCGACGACGCCGCACTGTGGCGCTACCGCAAAGCCAACCGCCTCGCCACCGTGCGCTGGGGCACCTACCGCAAGACGATGGAACCCGCACGCGACTATTTCATCGACAAAGGCATGCGCGAACTGCCCTTCGTCGAGAAAGCATGGCAGGAACTGCACGCCACCGACACCAAGAAAGCACAGCAGATGCTCAACGGCTACACCGCCGACTTCTTCGGAGCCACCATCATCCGCTGGGACGAAATGGCACGCCACTTCTGGCGACAGACGTGGGGAGGATTCTAA
- a CDS encoding penicillin-binding transpeptidase domain-containing protein translates to MRDDELQVLGNPQGQDRWKKWHIILAALFGVMLIVILGIFLHTRFSQNKEKLGDTTIAPELQNAVDSLLNVKLEEIDGLQGQVIVMEVNTGRILAMAGRERRYDGKFQPCRNFGYQQEPGQTKITAVLLTLLETGEVSLDDEVDVGEGVWDVDELQMLDHNWSRGGYGKITLERALEVSSNIGISKAVQKVFKGKELKYYEMLDRMSFGKPGAIDGIDELKPMVFTSPKDSIWASAQLLLNSIGYEGRLAPIQMLTFYNAIANNGVMVKPSLRKDSVEIINPRIASEENIRKMQIALDHVVSQGLGRKAGTPILRVAGKSGTAQVGIIESGETEISEFHLSFCGFFPADAPKYSIIVSMNKLAYPASGGGMAGPLFRDIVEWMKKKHFL, encoded by the coding sequence ATGAGAGACGACGAATTACAGGTACTGGGAAATCCCCAAGGACAGGATAGATGGAAAAAATGGCATATCATACTTGCAGCATTATTTGGAGTAATGCTGATAGTAATCTTAGGGATATTCTTACATACAAGATTTTCTCAGAATAAGGAAAAATTAGGGGACACAACAATTGCCCCTGAACTGCAAAACGCTGTTGATTCACTCTTGAATGTTAAGCTGGAAGAGATAGATGGTTTACAAGGGCAGGTGATTGTGATGGAGGTTAATACGGGTAGAATTTTGGCGATGGCAGGCAGGGAGCGGAGATACGATGGAAAGTTCCAGCCATGCAGAAACTTTGGTTATCAGCAGGAACCTGGACAGACAAAGATAACGGCTGTACTCTTGACTCTGTTGGAGACAGGAGAAGTGAGCTTGGATGATGAAGTTGATGTGGGAGAAGGAGTATGGGATGTTGATGAACTACAGATGTTAGACCATAACTGGAGTAGAGGTGGATATGGGAAGATTACATTGGAACGAGCCTTAGAAGTAAGCTCAAATATAGGAATTAGCAAGGCAGTTCAAAAAGTATTTAAGGGGAAAGAACTTAAGTACTACGAAATGCTCGATAGAATGAGCTTTGGAAAACCGGGAGCCATTGATGGTATTGATGAATTAAAGCCAATGGTTTTCACTTCGCCAAAAGATAGCATTTGGGCAAGTGCACAATTGCTGTTGAATTCGATTGGCTATGAGGGGCGATTGGCACCGATTCAGATGTTGACGTTCTATAATGCTATAGCGAACAATGGGGTTATGGTTAAACCTTCTCTACGAAAGGATTCTGTTGAAATAATCAATCCAAGGATAGCCAGTGAGGAAAACATCCGCAAGATGCAAATTGCATTAGACCATGTGGTTTCTCAAGGCTTGGGCAGGAAGGCCGGTACACCAATTCTCAGGGTCGCAGGAAAGTCGGGTACGGCACAAGTAGGAATCATCGAATCAGGTGAGACAGAAATCAGTGAATTTCACCTGTCATTCTGTGGTTTTTTTCCGGCTGATGCTCCTAAGTACAGCATCATTGTTAGTATGAACAAATTGGCGTATCCTGCAAGTGGTGGCGGAATGGCTGGTCCCTTGTTCCGGGATATTGTGGAGTGGATGAAGAAGAAGCATTTTCTGTAA
- a CDS encoding LytTR family DNA-binding domain-containing protein: MSSNVLIISNTTELVRVKPERVVYIESDGNYSTMVLHDKTEHVFSMNLAHCQQLIEKQLGKQAEMFIRIGKQLIINREYICKVNVNKQILIMSDIVLNHAFTLSASKEALKQLKLYLESAIGKEVKL; the protein is encoded by the coding sequence GTGAGTAGTAACGTGTTAATTATTTCGAATACGACCGAGCTGGTGCGAGTGAAACCGGAACGGGTGGTGTACATCGAGTCGGATGGCAATTATTCGACAATGGTGCTGCACGACAAGACGGAGCATGTGTTTAGCATGAATCTTGCCCATTGCCAACAATTGATAGAGAAACAGCTTGGTAAACAGGCTGAGATGTTTATCCGAATAGGAAAGCAACTCATTATCAATCGGGAGTATATTTGTAAAGTTAATGTTAACAAACAGATTCTAATCATGTCGGATATAGTGCTCAACCATGCCTTTACATTATCTGCTTCAAAAGAGGCGTTGAAACAGTTAAAATTATATCTGGAATCAGCAATAGGAAAGGAGGTTAAATTATGA
- a CDS encoding abortive infection system antitoxin AbiGi family protein has translation MAISSNTLFHFTNEFKYLKQSIEEGLWPRYCVEKKWNGKDFAIPMLCFCDIPLSQVKEHIGGYGCYGIGVTKEFARNNKITPVTYLHQGSLLYNKLDYYISKFQTPSTNHKEMEFEEMMLYYIKKVSGYNKNSELKRKFYDEREWRYIPSITDNTHLVILTGKYDEVLIKNEMSKLTASCKLKLTPEDIKYIIVKEQSEIREVMGLLNRTYSNLKYYEQLYSKILTVRQIKEDF, from the coding sequence ATGGCTATTAGTTCAAATACATTGTTTCATTTTACAAATGAATTTAAATACTTAAAGCAGTCGATTGAGGAAGGGTTGTGGCCTCGTTATTGCGTTGAGAAGAAATGGAATGGAAAGGATTTTGCTATTCCGATGTTATGTTTTTGCGATATTCCTCTTTCACAAGTAAAAGAGCATATTGGCGGATATGGTTGCTATGGAATTGGTGTGACAAAAGAATTTGCACGAAATAACAAGATAACTCCCGTAACGTATTTACATCAAGGCTCTTTATTATATAACAAACTTGATTATTATATTTCTAAGTTTCAGACTCCATCAACCAATCATAAGGAGATGGAATTTGAAGAGATGATGCTCTACTATATAAAGAAAGTAAGTGGGTACAACAAGAACTCAGAACTAAAACGCAAATTCTATGATGAAAGAGAATGGAGGTATATACCTTCAATAACAGATAATACCCATCTTGTAATTCTAACGGGAAAATATGATGAGGTTCTCATTAAGAACGAAATGAGTAAACTAACTGCGTCATGTAAATTGAAGCTTACGCCAGAAGATATCAAATACATTATTGTAAAAGAACAATCCGAAATAAGAGAAGTTATGGGATTATTGAATAGGACATATTCAAATCTTAAATATTATGAACAGCTATATTCGAAAATATTAACGGTTAGGCAGATTAAGGAAGACTTTTAA
- a CDS encoding DUF4407 domain-containing protein, whose product MEENIQNKESLLDNEKFKRWLDEIFDHNKIVGFKWSNLLNEFLWICAGADRKVLRQCPTEHAKYAGIGGTILFTAIMASISGGYAIYKVFADEILDKSSEIWLTDWNAVYIAIVFGIVWGLLIFNLDRFMVNTMYSDGTHKITKEERIGAAPRLILAVFIGIVISTPIELRIFKDKIQAQLEIDKSEAKSKMSEKQQFIRDQISALEAQKNANNKRVDDKRTERAQIEDQAYKEATGKAGSGKVGVGIYTKQLQQRAQNLQNEVDRLQKEADRANAGIEPQLNDLYKQLEEHSANNKKAVKSMKGFAAELTALNEITFMDSFSLSMARILIMLLFIAIEIIPTLFKLMMIDGAYDAVLALEKHRAKVVAKEQESNINDNINTNIKILTKKNADRLNAEVLANKELMEKIAKTQAELLQTAIDKWREEELAKINENPSAYIKTNSEHS is encoded by the coding sequence ATGGAAGAAAATATTCAGAATAAGGAATCTTTGCTTGACAATGAGAAATTTAAGAGATGGCTCGATGAAATCTTTGACCATAATAAGATTGTCGGATTTAAGTGGAGCAATCTATTAAATGAATTCTTATGGATTTGTGCAGGTGCAGATCGTAAGGTTTTGCGCCAATGCCCAACAGAGCATGCAAAATATGCCGGTATTGGTGGAACTATCTTGTTTACTGCTATTATGGCGAGTATTTCAGGTGGGTACGCCATTTACAAAGTTTTTGCTGACGAAATTCTTGACAAATCCAGTGAAATATGGTTGACTGATTGGAATGCTGTATATATTGCGATTGTTTTTGGAATTGTATGGGGATTATTAATCTTTAATCTCGACCGATTTATGGTCAATACAATGTATTCTGATGGAACACATAAAATTACAAAAGAAGAAAGAATTGGTGCGGCACCACGCCTTATTTTGGCCGTATTTATAGGAATTGTAATATCCACACCTATTGAGTTGAGGATTTTTAAAGATAAAATTCAAGCACAATTAGAAATTGATAAGAGTGAAGCCAAAAGTAAAATGAGCGAAAAACAGCAATTTATAAGGGATCAAATATCAGCATTAGAAGCTCAAAAAAACGCAAATAACAAAAGAGTCGATGATAAAAGGACAGAGCGGGCTCAAATAGAAGATCAAGCTTATAAAGAAGCTACAGGAAAAGCTGGTAGTGGTAAGGTTGGAGTTGGAATATATACAAAACAGTTACAGCAGCGAGCGCAAAATCTCCAGAACGAGGTTGATAGATTACAAAAAGAAGCAGATAGGGCAAATGCCGGTATTGAACCACAATTAAATGATCTATACAAACAATTGGAAGAGCATTCGGCAAATAATAAGAAGGCAGTAAAGTCTATGAAAGGATTTGCTGCAGAACTTACGGCATTGAATGAAATAACATTTATGGATAGTTTTTCATTGTCAATGGCAAGAATCTTGATAATGCTTCTCTTTATAGCAATAGAGATTATACCAACGTTATTCAAGTTAATGATGATTGATGGAGCTTATGACGCTGTTCTTGCACTTGAAAAACATCGGGCAAAAGTAGTAGCAAAGGAGCAGGAGTCAAATATCAATGATAATATTAATACTAATATAAAAATTTTAACAAAGAAAAATGCAGACCGATTAAATGCAGAAGTTCTTGCCAATAAAGAACTAATGGAGAAAATTGCTAAGACTCAGGCAGAGCTATTGCAAACAGCTATTGACAAATGGCGAGAAGAAGAACTTGCTAAGATAAACGAGAACCCATCAGCATATATTAAAACGAATTCAGAACATTCATAA
- a CDS encoding AarF/UbiB family protein, translating to MPLPTIPDYSTCIKTPALVHPSILKDGHPIEKGVRLIKYSGGFCVVFPYRTPSKKYAVRCWHAEVSDAKRRTQVIADALKRSNLPYFVGFDFFEEGIMTPLGMQPIVVMDWVDAQSLKKFLAEHITESNVINEIAENFKRMVADLHTNHFSHGDLQHGNIMVKPDLSLVLVDYDSMYVPGLNGMPDEIKGLVGYQHEARWKNKLVSEKADYFSELVIYLSLKALAKMPSLWKDLNMEDTETLLFSGEDIQSKGSSNIFRLLKTDSELAPLVDKLCEFMDKSTIEDLTPLEDVVVSKSESISSKWKGGNGYKVTTKKGKVDNANKIAGKWKKGNGYVKPNKGNERKRLSSLISEKFKKSE from the coding sequence ATGCCATTACCTACCATCCCCGATTATAGCACGTGTATAAAAACACCTGCGTTGGTTCATCCATCAATACTGAAAGATGGGCATCCTATAGAAAAGGGAGTTCGTCTAATCAAGTATTCTGGTGGCTTTTGTGTGGTGTTCCCATACCGGACGCCCTCTAAGAAGTATGCTGTACGATGCTGGCATGCAGAGGTCTCTGACGCAAAGCGCAGGACCCAGGTTATAGCAGATGCCTTGAAGAGATCTAACCTGCCCTATTTCGTAGGATTTGATTTCTTCGAAGAAGGTATAATGACACCATTGGGAATGCAACCAATAGTTGTAATGGATTGGGTGGACGCACAATCTTTAAAGAAATTCTTAGCTGAACATATTACAGAATCAAATGTAATCAATGAAATTGCCGAGAATTTCAAGAGGATGGTGGCAGATTTACATACCAACCATTTTTCTCATGGCGACTTACAGCACGGAAACATCATGGTCAAACCAGATCTTTCTTTGGTTTTGGTTGACTATGATTCCATGTATGTCCCTGGACTTAACGGTATGCCTGATGAAATAAAAGGACTGGTTGGGTATCAGCATGAAGCAAGATGGAAAAACAAACTGGTTTCTGAAAAGGCAGACTATTTCTCCGAACTAGTCATTTATCTAAGTCTAAAAGCCCTTGCCAAAATGCCTTCCTTATGGAAAGACTTAAACATGGAGGACACAGAAACACTCCTGTTTTCTGGGGAAGACATACAGTCAAAAGGTTCTTCCAATATATTCAGGCTGCTGAAAACTGATTCTGAGTTAGCCCCACTTGTCGATAAACTATGCGAGTTTATGGATAAGTCAACAATTGAAGACCTTACGCCCTTAGAGGATGTCGTAGTATCGAAAAGTGAAAGCATCTCATCCAAATGGAAAGGAGGAAATGGCTATAAAGTCACGACTAAAAAAGGTAAAGTGGATAATGCTAATAAAATTGCAGGAAAATGGAAAAAAGGAAATGGATATGTTAAACCGAATAAGGGGAACGAGCGTAAAAGACTTTCATCTTTAATATCAGAGAAATTTAAGAAATCCGAATAA
- a CDS encoding protein phosphatase 2C domain-containing protein yields MVIRAFITHKQAELFSDCQDRFGVNPDTKSIAMSDGMGSTWQQKIWAQLLVDTYTDSTDWNPSNDAIKPLCQTWRAKVADFIQNLKETNAPENMIYRNERNFAEGRSAGATFVGIRFNGNEWNGSVIGDSCLIEWDGNEMKFNTSQDSETFDSYPDYFDSDASKEGKGVPKPIEGTLTEGKYLLLVSDPFSEFLLEHSKQGDIAKFVQQLLSLASHDNFETLVCEWRKDGMHNDDTTLVIVEYDKSEDFSITHQDNIVEMIDKEKLTLIPATNEVEDAKIPQDNPFQEEVEAVENFVVVQNNEKDFINEFLTEYQRCLQKKFPKQMGKLKYKWTQKAVEEALNLLFERYSVIKK; encoded by the coding sequence ATGGTTATACGAGCTTTCATAACTCACAAGCAAGCTGAATTATTCTCAGATTGCCAAGATAGATTTGGTGTTAATCCTGACACCAAATCTATCGCGATGTCTGACGGAATGGGGTCAACATGGCAACAAAAGATTTGGGCACAGCTTCTTGTTGACACTTATACTGATAGTACGGATTGGAACCCTTCAAATGACGCTATAAAACCGTTATGCCAAACGTGGCGTGCTAAAGTTGCCGACTTCATTCAAAATCTGAAGGAAACGAATGCTCCTGAGAATATGATTTACCGCAACGAACGTAATTTCGCAGAAGGTCGTTCTGCAGGAGCAACGTTTGTTGGCATTCGTTTTAATGGTAATGAATGGAACGGTTCTGTTATAGGCGATTCTTGTCTGATAGAATGGGATGGAAATGAAATGAAATTCAACACTTCACAAGATTCTGAAACATTTGACAGCTATCCTGATTATTTCGACAGCGATGCATCAAAAGAAGGGAAAGGAGTCCCCAAACCAATAGAAGGAACTCTGACAGAAGGTAAGTATTTACTGTTAGTATCTGACCCGTTCTCAGAATTTCTGCTAGAACATAGCAAACAAGGCGATATTGCCAAGTTTGTTCAACAATTATTGTCGCTAGCTTCGCATGATAATTTTGAGACATTGGTATGTGAATGGAGAAAAGATGGGATGCATAACGATGACACTACTTTGGTAATCGTTGAATATGACAAATCCGAGGATTTCTCAATCACTCACCAAGACAACATTGTAGAAATGATTGATAAAGAGAAATTAACTCTAATTCCTGCCACCAATGAGGTAGAGGACGCAAAGATTCCCCAAGATAATCCATTTCAGGAAGAAGTTGAAGCCGTTGAGAATTTCGTTGTCGTCCAAAACAATGAGAAAGACTTTATAAATGAGTTCCTGACAGAATATCAACGATGTCTTCAAAAGAAATTTCCCAAACAGATGGGTAAGTTGAAATATAAGTGGACTCAAAAAGCAGTAGAAGAAGCATTAAATCTTCTTTTTGAAAGATATTCCGTGATAAAGAAATAG